The genomic interval TGGACTGGAAGTATCTCAGTACCGGGAAGCCAAAGATGAGTATCCGATTATGGTGCGCCTTGATACTACCTACCGCAACCGGATTGAAGATATTTTAGCCATGAATATTTCTTATCTGGATATGGCATCTGGCAGGTTCCGGCAGGTTCCTTTAAATGCAGTAGCAGATGTCAGGTATGGAACTTCTTTTAGCAGCATCAACCGCAAAAACCAGGAACGGTTGGTTACCTTATCTTCTAACCTGTTAACCGGATATAATGCCAATGAAGTGGTAGCCCAGGTACAGGAAGCGATCAACGATCTGGAACTTCCGGCAGGATATACTATAAAAATGGGAGGCGAGCAGGAAGACCAGCAGGAAACATTCTTGTTTTTAATTACTGCCCTGGCCACAGCCGTTGCACTCATCTTTATTGTGCTTGTTACGCAGTTTAATTCTGTTTCAAAACCCATTATCATTTTCATGACCATTCTGTTTAGTTTTATTGGTGTATTGCTTGGATTTATCATATTCGGCATGACCTTATCTATTCTGATGACAGGTGTAGGAATTGTAGCACTTGCTGGTATTGTGGTAAAAAATGGCATTATTCTGATTGAGTTTACAGATGAACTTCGCTTGCGTGGAAAAGATTTGCGTACAGCGGTTATCGAAGGCGGTGCTACCCGTTTGAATCCGGTTATTCTGACGGCAGCTGCCTGCGTATTAGGTCTGATTCCGCTGGCTATTGGCTTAAATGTTAATTTTGTGAGCCTGTTTACACACCTTAATCCCGAAATATTTATTGGGGGACAAAGCTCTGTATTCTGGGGGCCATTAGCCTGGACCATCATTTTCGGTTTAACTTTCTCTACTTTCTTAACCCTGGTAATTGTGCCAGTAATGTATATGCTGGTAGAACGGGTAAGACAAAAAATGACCAGACGCAGCAAGGTAGTTGCATAATAAGCTTTATAAATGCACCAAAGATTCTTAGCCAGCTATTCACTAAGCACAAAATAGAATACGTTTTTCTGAACATTTTTGAATAAAGCCTGTACAATTTATGCAGGCTTTATTCGTCTTATCCCTTATATACAATCACATACATGGTAACCCGCCTTTTAGTTATTTTCCTTATACTCGTATTACTTGCTTTTATGGACTGGTATATTATCCAGGCTATGCGGCAACTCACTGGTAGTTTTTCTTCAGGCTTGCGCAAAGGCGTAACCTTTGTAGCCTGGGCACTTACGATTGGTTCCCTCATTTCAGTACTTATATTTTTGCTCACGCCAGCTTTCCAGAATACAGTGCTTCGGAGTGTGCTTGGCATTATTATATTCTCCAATCTGATTACCAAGCTTTTCATGACGGTATTTCTGTTTGTAGATGATATAGTCCGCCTGGGCAAATGGATTGTAAGTTTCTTTACAACAGAAAGTTCCCCTGCCATTCCCAACAACCAGCAACCAACAACAAGTAACCAGAATGTAATTCCACGGTCAGAATTTCTGGTGAAAGCTGCTGTAGTAGCCGGAGCTCTTCCTCTGGTAGGTATTGGCTATGGTATTATTCTAGGCGCTCATGATTACCGTGTCCGCCGGATTACAGTGAAGTTACCCAACTTGCCCAAATCGTTTGATGGCATCCGCATCGCCCAGATTTCGGATATTCATTCCGGCAGTTTTTTTAACAAACGGGCAGTGAAAGGTGGGGTAGAAATGATATTAAAAGAAAAAGCAGATGTGATCTTCTTCACTGGCGATCTGGTAAACAATGTAGCTACGGAAGTAGAAGATTATATTCCGGTATTTGAAAAACTAAAAGCACCTCTCGGCATATATTCTACTCTGGGCAACCATGATTACGGCGATTATGCCAGCTGGCCCAGTCAGCAGGCGAAACGCCAGAACCTGGAAAACCTCAAACAGGCACATAAACTGCTGGGTTGGGATCTGCTGATGAACGAACACCGGATGCTCAAACAAGGTGGTGAACAGCTCGCTATTATTGGCATTGAAAATTATGGAGCCAGAGGTAACTTCCCCAAATATGGCAAACTGGCACCAGCCTATACAGGTACACAAGATGCGCCGGTAAAATTATTATTATCGCATGATCCCAGTCACTGGGATGCCCAGGTACGTCCAGAATACCCGGATATTGACATTATGTTTGCCGGACATACGCATGGGATGCAATTCGGCGTAGAAATTGGAAATATTAAATGGAGTCCGGTTCAATACATGTATGAACAATGGGCTGGTTTGTACCAGAAAGGCAAACAATACCTGTATGTGAACAGAGGCTTCGGCTATATTGGCTTTCCAGGCCGTATCGGTATGCCCCCCGAAATCACTATTATGGAACTGAAATCGGTATAAGTCGGATTCTTGGTTTAGATATAAGAGGCAACAAGAAAAACCGCCAATATTCTACATTGCTTTGTATCCATGCCATTTTGTAAAGGCTATGTTTAATTACCAGCAGGAGGAAAATTTCTTCCTGCTATTTTTTGCCCTTCATCATATAAGTAATCTGGGAAAAGAGATAATTATTGCCTGATAACATTGGCGTTATTAGTATAATTAATTATACTTTTGAGTTTATTTCATTTTATATATGATCAGGTTCCAATTCTCCACTACCCAAACCAGCTTTTATCTGGCTATACTTGCTGGCACACTTACTTTAGCAGGATGCCAGTCGGAAAATGCGAAAGAGCAGCAAAATGAACAGCAGGAAGAAAAAGTTGTTGACAAACGAATTAAACAACTGGAGCCCCAGCAAACAGCGCAGATGGCAAAAGCTATCGAAGCCACTGTATCTCCTCAATTAGCTGAAGGACTTACCCTCAAGTTGTGGGGCGTAGATTCGCTAGTGGCCGATCCGATTGCCATTGATATGGATGATGCCGGACGTTTATTTTACACCAGAACCAACCGGCAGAAAAATTCAGAATTTGATATCAGAGGGCATCAGGATTGGGAAATTGGATCTATACAATTAACAAACATAGAAGAAAAAAGGGCATTTCTGCGTAAAGTCTTATCTCCAGAAAACAGCAAGAAAAATGAATGGCTGGCCGACCTGAATGGTGATGGCTCTCATGACTGGAAAGATATGACGGTAGAAAAGGAGCATGTGTACCGGCTGGAAGATGTTTCCGGAGATGGCATAGCAGATTTATCTCAACTGGTAGTAGAGGATTTTAACGATGAAGTAACCGACGTAGCAGAAGGTTTGATGGCCGAAGGTGAAGACTTATACGTAGCTGTCGGACCGGATTTATGGCGCATGAAAGATAAAAATGGCGACGGGATAGCTGAGGAGAAAACATCGATTTCACATGGCTATGGTATCCACATTGGGTTCGGGGGCCATGGCATGTCTGGGGTCGAGATGGGTCCGGATGGAAAGGTGTACTGGAGTGTAGGCGATATTGGATTTAATGGCAAAGGCTCGGATGGCACCAAATGGGAGTTTCCCAACAGTGGCGTAATTGTTCGTTCAAACCCCGATGGAAGTGATTTTGAAGTGTTTGCCTCTGGTCTGCGGAACATCCATGAATTTGTATTTGATGAGTATGGCAATATGATCAGCCAGGATAACGATGGCGACCACCCTGGAGAAAAGGAACGGCTGGTGTATATTGTGAATGGCTCAGATACTGGCTGGCGCACCAACTGGCAATTTGGTAAGTACAGAGATCCTGATAACAATACTTATAAAGTCTGGATGGATGAGAATATGTACAAACCCAGGTTTGAAGGCCAGGCAGCATATATTACGCCTTGTATCCAGAATTTTGTAAGTGGTCCTACTGGCATGGTGTATAATCCTGGAACTGCCTTAAGTCCGGAATACAAAAACACATTTTTTATTGTAGAATTCGTAGGAAGTCCGGCCAGGTCAGCCTTGCATTCATTTAAACTAAAACCAAAAGGTGCTACTTTCGAATTGAATGGAACCCAAAAACTAGTAAGTGGTATATTA from Rhodocytophaga rosea carries:
- a CDS encoding metallophosphoesterase; this encodes MVTRLLVIFLILVLLAFMDWYIIQAMRQLTGSFSSGLRKGVTFVAWALTIGSLISVLIFLLTPAFQNTVLRSVLGIIIFSNLITKLFMTVFLFVDDIVRLGKWIVSFFTTESSPAIPNNQQPTTSNQNVIPRSEFLVKAAVVAGALPLVGIGYGIILGAHDYRVRRITVKLPNLPKSFDGIRIAQISDIHSGSFFNKRAVKGGVEMILKEKADVIFFTGDLVNNVATEVEDYIPVFEKLKAPLGIYSTLGNHDYGDYASWPSQQAKRQNLENLKQAHKLLGWDLLMNEHRMLKQGGEQLAIIGIENYGARGNFPKYGKLAPAYTGTQDAPVKLLLSHDPSHWDAQVRPEYPDIDIMFAGHTHGMQFGVEIGNIKWSPVQYMYEQWAGLYQKGKQYLYVNRGFGYIGFPGRIGMPPEITIMELKSV